Part of the Musa acuminata AAA Group cultivar baxijiao chromosome BXJ3-10, Cavendish_Baxijiao_AAA, whole genome shotgun sequence genome, agaatcaaaagagaaaaacaagacaTATAAAAAAAAGCctattttttgtttttctgtGTTTTGACCACTCAAAGCAAAAGGCCAGAGAAAACGAGGTGGCATTTGGTTCAGAAAAATCAAGATCCTTTGGATCATTTCTTAAAACTGAAGCCATTTTTCCTCTCCGATCTTTCCTACTACACACGTCGTTACTGAAAGTGACATGATCTCTTCAATTAGCATCCTTCGGATTCCACAAGTTCCTGGGAAAGGAAGAATGAATACAGACACTCTGCATGCATGGATGATATGGGGCTGCATACGAAAGAGTAGGTAGGAGGAGAGCAGGAGAATCCTGTGCTTGTCAAACATAATTGACCCCCATCCCTCCTCCACCGCACATCCACCTGTACTTGAATCAAAAACTCCTACACCAGCTTATTTATTTGATGGAGTCTTGTGGCGTCGCCATCAATCTGTCCTCGGAGGAAGCAAGAAGACAGCCCTCCCTCACGCATCTCTCTCGCCTGATAGCTTTAAACACTTGTACGTACTGTTTGATGCAGTAGTAATGTGCGCACCAACCGTCGCAGCCTTCGCCTTTTATGAGACCGATCCGATCAGGTCTTGACGAGGATTGATTGCTGCCCCTcccctcatctctctctctctctctctctctctctgtggtttGTTTGTAGAGGTAATTAAAGGCCAGGCTTCACTTGCATCAGCCCTTTCATTAGATCCTACTAGCTCTTATCACCATGTAAATAATAGATTTTTGGGCTTTTCCGGATTGATAGAGACACTTCATTTCTATTTCTATTGTTCCCATCATTgtctctattttttttatatctctaAAATGTTTGTGACAAGAATAAACCAAAAACACTTTATCCTTCACAAAAATACTACAATCCTATTAGAGGGATTTTGGGATATCAAACAAATGAGAATCCTAACgagaaaaaattaaaacaaaaatagatttttgtcAATGAATCCGTCGTTGGGGCAAATTGTGATGGCGATTAGAGTCCCATTCAACTCGAACAGCGCCGGCCCGCAACAGGAACACGTCACTGTAACGTTTGCTTGCCTCCTATTGCTGACAACCATTGTCTTGGATGGTGGAAGCACCTTCCTCTCAGCATAAAGTTATCCATGACATTAATGTACCACCAATCGAGTGGGCCATTCTGATTCATCTTATTTAAGATGAAGCGATATGATGCACAAAATGTGATGCAGGGAACAATTGTAATGGCAGGGAAGAAGATAAACAATACACCAAACCTAACTTCATACTCTGACAACGAAAACACGACCGTCGGTTCTGCGATCAAACTTTTTACGTGGCATTCGGGGCGGACGAAGCCGACGAAGCGACCCCTCGAAAGCTGCAGTCCATATTATCCGCATTGTGTTAATTATTTAGTCCACCACCGTCCGCAGTAGGCATGGATGAATGCGACGTCTTCATCTGCTACCTAACGCCACAGAATAGTTGCATCAGCAATGAGCAAAGCAGTTCACATTTTGCTTTATTTATTTGGTGAGCACTTCAAATGGTaaaatatacatgataattttgttaaataaaatatattgtattttttattatattttgattttgataggaTAAAATTTTCTAATCAATTATCCTAAAtcttctatttatatatatatatatatatagacataatcTCTTTGAGACCGATCGTGAAGGatcagaagaaagaagaagacgagTCTGATAAAGATATTTTAATACATTTTACGAATCAAATAAAGATATTTTAAACGACGTCAAAAAATAGTAGGAGTTGGGCTTTTTCTCTCTTGCATGAACCTAAAGCAGTAGGAGTTGGGCTTTTTCTTCCATCTAATATACTTTTTGAATGTTGGGTTTGGGTTGGATTCCCATCCATGGCATGGCCTGCAATATTATTACACCTTTAAGCTAAGTTTTGCATAGCTCGAGCCACAAAATGTTGGTCGAAGACTATTCTAACAATGTGATTCATCGAAGCATGATATTAGGACATTCTACGTACACAATAATCTCACATTGCTGTGTGGCAATCCACCATCTGTCAACAGAGGTGCAAGACATATAAGAACAGCCAATATTTTAAGGATTATTTATAccaactcttttttctttttaaaaagtACTATTCTGTCGATTAAGATTTTGAATTGGATGAACGAGTCAAATTAGGATTGACGTCTTCTCTATTGATAATTTCTTACCAGTCGATTTCTCAAAGTTCCTGTTTGCATGTCAGTAAAATGATCAACACCAATGCAATCCTTCAATGTGATTATAATGATATATTTGTAACTTTCAACTTGTATCTTAACATACATTGCACTTATATTTAGAAGgataaatatttaaatcattGACTTTGGAAAGATTTATATACAATTTTGTCGAAAAGGTAGACTGGTTGTTTTAGATTTATGTGATTTAGTACTCATTGTCTGTATTCATTGATTATACACCGAACACACAATAAAAAGACATGGAGGATAACTCTTGTTTGAGTTAACTCAAATCTAAACTCTTAAAGCACTTTGTTAAGCTCTCACAGAAGAATCGTTCCTCAACATCTCCGGTTTTGCTAAAGAAACATTGGGAGGATTAATATCCTAAATATTTAAGAGGCATAGGGTATTTATTTAACAAATAATCATTGACTTTTAAAGACGttttaattcaaataaaaatctttTCGAATTTGAATTCACTGCTAATAGAACAGATTTGTCCTCCAAAGAGTTACCCAAGTTTTTCTACAAGGAAAGATCATATTAATTACGGATTTTAAAATAGTTCCCAATCCCAAAGTTAAGCAATATAATGTTTATTTATGATTTCTTAATTGGATAAAAAAGAATATTGAAAATTAGCATTTTTCTAGTGATAATCCACATCTTGATAtagtgaatgaaaaagatgcactCACAGAACTTGTGATGGGGACCTGAAAGGCACTGGAGAAAGATGAGGCCATGGCTGGTGATGGAGGTCACGAGAGCCATGGCTTCACGCTCCAAGACCGGGAATTCTAGGATGCTACCAAACCAAGTCACAGACAATGATGATGGGAATCCATGGATACTGACACTGTTCGTATAGGACCGGGATCTACCAGCTTCGTTTGGTTAATGGTGTCGCAGACGATGATGATGGGAATGCATCCATGGTCCTCTTAAGCCACAGTATGGGCTCGAGCTCGACGTCGACGTCGACGTCACAACGAAATCTCTCACTGTTAAACTCTGGGAACGTAGGAGATAACTCTAAAATCCTTATGATCATGTTATTCCCAAAAAAGAAAATTCCTTCGATGCTAATGTTACTATCTATCGGAATGATAGGATAGAATCTCTCATGCGTGAAGTAACAAACATATGTGCTCCACACCTAAGCTCCGTATCAGCATGTTTAGTTAACCTGTGTTTAGCCCTTTGCCACTCGCTATGCAACCCGTATCGGAGTGGGTAAACCAACAGCAGATGCTATTACCAGGCACCAATCACAGCGAACAAAGAGAGACCTATTATTGCATGCAATATCCATCCGTGGATGGATGCACACAAAAGAGCAACACTAGATCACTTCTTTCACCTTGAATCAAACATCCACATCGGCACAAGCGAGGGAGTACAGCTCCTTCTAGATCGGTCAGCTAACGTGGCTCGCCACATGCCTTACTCTCTTCTCGCTCCTGACACACAAGTCCTCAACAAGAATACAAACCCCCCATCTTCTATGGCCCTCGAGGCCGAGACTTTTAGCTTGTTTACAGTCGAAGTCTTCGTTACGCTACTGATCGAATTCCAGCAAAGACCTGTTCGATGGGTGGGTAAGTGGCCGAACCGTATCAGCTCATGGATGCCAACTCTAAGTTTCCAACAGAGGAGGCGGTCCACCTATTCTTTGACATACCTCTCAGTTCTCCAACCCTGTCGGATTTCCAAGAGTTATCTCAACAGGGATAAGATCGTATCTAGCTGACTCAAAGCAAGCTAAAAGTAATCTCTGAAATAACTCCTCGACGAGGAAAAGTCCAGTCTCCTCGGCACGGTTCCAAAACTTTTCTCCTACAGCCACAATTCTGCACACCACCACGGAGAAAAATGCAACCTTTTGCGTTGTTCCCATCCGTGAGCGACGTCGACGCTGAGAGTTTTACCCAGGGGCCCACCTAGAGACGAGGAATTATTGCTGCGGTCCCCCTTCGGGAGCGGCGACGGCGAGAGCTCCGGTGTGGGCCCCGCCGGGAAATCTGGCCTCCGGCCAATGGGAGTCGGAAGAAGAGGATGCCCTTCTTCCCCGTCGGCCAATAGCGTTGCAGATAAGGTCACGGTTGTGGGCCCCAGCCATTGGAAAAGATCAAGGCTCCGTGGGCCCACCGTCGGCCCAAAAGTGCACCTCCGATGGCCCACCTCATCCTTCTCAGTACAGTTTGCCTCTCTGTTAGTCTTCTGCAGCTCCCAAAACATACGAGCGAGAGCTCGTGTGATATTTATCAGCTAACGTCTACGAGAACGTTGTGCCTCTTCTGTCCACCTTAGTAGCAAGTGATGAGCCACTTCGAGAAGCAAAGGTCGCCCGAGGTCGTGGCGTCTAGCGCGGTGGCCGGGAAGACCGCCCGTGCGTGCGACGGGTGCGCCCGCCGCCGCGCTCGGTGGTACTGCCCTGCCGACGACGCTTTCCTCTGCCAGAACTGCGACTTCTCCGTCCACTCCGCCAACCCCCTCGCTCGCCGCCACCGTCGCGTTCGTCTCAGAGCCGCCGACGTGGATTCGGAAGAGTCGTCTCCCTCTTGGCTCCGGGGATTCAAGCGCAAGGCCCGGACCCCCCGCGCGCACCAGCATGAGAAGACGACCTCTGGAGCGCGGAGACTGCGACCGACGACCGTGCCGGAGCTCATCGAGACATCGGTCGATGagaccgaggaggaggaggagcagcttCTCTACTGCGTCCCGGTGGTCGACCCGGCCCTCGCGGAATTCTGCTCCACCCCCATGCTCGACGACTCGAACACTTGTTCCGGCGACGAAACTAAGCCGACGATGGATTCAACAGACGGCACCCCTGCGTCCGCCCCCACCGTGGATACCGCTAATAGGCTGGCCCCGTTCCTCCAGTCGGTCACGGATCTCGCGGAGTTCGCAGCCGACATGGAGAGCCTTCTCGGTGGAGGTCTCGATGC contains:
- the LOC135650680 gene encoding zinc finger protein CONSTANS-LIKE 16-like, whose product is MSHFEKQRSPEVVASSAVAGKTARACDGCARRRARWYCPADDAFLCQNCDFSVHSANPLARRHRRVRLRAADVDSEESSPSWLRGFKRKARTPRAHQHEKTTSGARRLRPTTVPELIETSVDETEEEEEQLLYCVPVVDPALAEFCSTPMLDDSNTCSGDETKPTMDSTDGTPASAPTVDTANRLAPFLQSVTDLAEFAADMESLLGGGLDARDGSFTMEKLGLVNSMEDNVDYCLDSAGRLKTEQPDDTEQCPVELDIDKSSETLELDLDWPGSSTANEEELEEENVEVASEQQQVTKKAKLSLDYEAVISAWSSYGSSPWTDGERPQINLDYYWPDYMGVRVEVGGGGRGETPGAGHSSDTGVGFVDVGRQARVTRYREKRRTRLFAKKIRYEVRKLNAEKRPRMKGRFVKRAPGSAFAH